From the genome of Phyllostomus discolor isolate MPI-MPIP mPhyDis1 chromosome 12, mPhyDis1.pri.v3, whole genome shotgun sequence, one region includes:
- the LOC114511431 gene encoding CD177 antigen-like, with product MSPALLPALLGLTLLLSRTQALTCQSGSAVTVRNATELPLQWTVGEKICDEGWGCQDTVLLLGNGPQVLLVLTKGCTQKENQEAHVTDHRAGPGLSIVSYTSVCRHKDLCNDLSSTLPLWSLPSPAAPGSVRCPVCLSTEGCESATEVTCPIGHSYCYNGVLKFRGGGINSKLRVQGCMSQATCNLLNETREIGSLSVSENCGANGMEVLTCQSGALGRVMNVTELPLEWTAGQEDCREGWGCQDTLMLLENGPQVLLVLTKGCTQEKDQEARVTEHRAGPGLSIVSYTRVCRHEDLCNDLPNTVPLWTLQPPAALGSVQCPVCLSTEGCESATEVTCPVGHSHCYNGIFTLRGGGVSGKLRVQGCMSQEACNLLNETRKIGSLSVSESCDTDASQTCEKGTMLRFQRNLAKEPLEWNMFGTVKCDLAEVCQETLLLIDVGSTSLIVGSKGCIKTETQNSQAVSIHSGPPGILIASYTHFCSSNRCNNARSTSVLLNSLRDLAAPVPGDLQCPTCVQLSRSCTGSGTVTCPKGTTGCYKGYIGLEGGGLTSPLSIQGCMAQPSNYLLNHTNMIGPFHTVEFPEDVNKDRQSGGAPKDLQSGAAPAPYLARVVGLGLSLALWCGMTTLLTLFPCDS from the exons AtgagccctgccctgctgccagccctccttGGCCTTACCCTCTTGCTGTCCC GAACACAGGCCTTGACCTGCCAGTCAGGAAGCGCAGTGACTGTGAGGAATGCAACAGAGTTGCCCTTGCAGTGGACAGTTGGCGAAAAGATCTGCGATGAGGGCTGGGGTTGCCAAGACACAGTGCTGCTCCTTGGGAATG GACCCCAAGTGCTCCTAGTACTCACCAAGGGCTGTACCCAGAAGGAGAATCAAGAGGCCCATGTTACTGACCACCGGGCAGGCCCTGGCCTCTCCATTGTCTCCTACACTAGTGTGTGTCGCCACAAGGACCTCTGCAATGACCTCTCCAGCACCCTTCCTCTTTGGAGCTTGCCCTCCCCTGCAG CCCCAGGTTCTGTGCGGTGCCCAGTCTGCTTGTCTACAGAAGGCTGTGAATCTGCAACAGAGGTGACCTGCCCCATCGGGCACTCATACTGCTACAATGGGGTCCTCAAGTTCAGGGGAG GGGGCATCAACAGCAAACTGAGAGTCCAGGGGTGCATGTCCCAAGCAACCTGCAACCTGCTTAATGAGACTCGGGAGATTGGGTCCTTGTCTGTGAGTGAAAACTGTGGTGCTAATG GAATGGAGGTCCTTACCTGTCAGTCGGGAGCACTGGGGAGAGTGATGAATGTAACAGAACTGCCCTTGGAGTGGACTGCTGGACAGGAGGACTGCAGAGAGGGCTGGGGTTGCCAAGACACCCTGATGTTACTTGAGAATG GACCCCAAGTGCTCCTAGTACTCACCAAGGGCTGTACCCAGGAGAAGGATCAAGAGGCCCGTGTTACTGAGCACCGGGCAGGCCCTGGCCTCTCCATTGTCTCCTACACCCGTGTGTGTCGCCATGAGGACCTTTGCAATGACCTCCCAAACACCGTCCCTCTCTGGACACTGCAGCCCCCTGCAG CCCTAGGGTCCGTGCAGTGCCCAGTCTGCTTGTCTACAGAAGGCTGTGAATCTGCAACAGAGGTGACCTGCCCTGTTGGGCACTCGCATTGCTACAATGGGATCTTCACCCTCAGGGGAG GGGGTGTCAGCGGCAAACTGAGAGTCCAAGGATGCATGTCCCAAGAAGCCTGCAACCTGCTTAATGAGACTCGGAAAATTGGGTCCTTGTCTGTGAGCGAAAGCTGTGATACTGATG cttctcagACTTGTGAAAAGGGAACCATGTTGCGGTTTCAAAGAAATCTGGCTAAGGAACCTCTGGAATGGAATATGTTTGGAACTGTGAAATGTGATTTGGCGGAGGTGTGCCAGGAGACTCTTCTGCTCATAGATGTAG GATCCACATCACTCATTGTGGGGAGCAAAGGCTGCATCAAGACTGAGACACAGAATTCCCAGGCTGTCTCCATCCACTCGGGGCCCCCTGGAATTCTCATCGCCTCCTACACCCATTTCTGCTCTTCCAACCGGTGCAACAATGCCCGCAGTACCAGTGTCCTGCTGAACTCCCTCCGTGATCTAG CTGCCCCTGTCCCAGGAGACTTGCAGTGTCCCACGTGTGTGCAACTTAGTCGATCCTGTACAGGCTCTGGAACTGTCACGTGCCCTAAGGGTACCACTGGTTGTTATAAAGGTTACATCGGTCTCGAAGGAG GTGGGCTGACCTCCCCACTTAGCATTCAGGGCTGCATGGCCCAACCTTCCAACTACTTGTTGAACCACACCAACATGATTGGGCCGTTCCACACAGTCGAGTTCCCTGAGGATGTGAATAAAGATCGCCAAAGTGGAGGTGCTCCTAAAGATCTCCAAAGCGGGGCTGCTCCTGCCCCCTACCTGGCTCGGGTGGTAGGGCTGGGACTGTCTCTAGCCCTTTGGTGTGGGATGACTACCCTGCTCACTCTATTTCCCTGTGATTCTTAG